The genomic interval ACCGGCCCCTCCGCTCAATCAGTGTTACACAGTGATTGAAGGAATAGTGTTTAGTGTTGATTCAACACCGGGGCCCACGTTGCTTCAGCACAGCTTTTGTTAAAACATCACAATAGAGATAGAAGGTTTGCACCGTTGGAATTGGATCAATgtatattagattagattagattacgCAATGGACAAACAAGTCACAGCATTGACATGTTTTATTGTTCAACTCAGTATTCTGCAGAGGGGCCTAAACATATGCAGCTTACCAAAATATTCACAGTCCGTTAGCGAACACCGTTGTGTCAAAGAAGGAGGGTGGGTCATTTATGCAGATTCAAAATGTAACGGTATTCTCCTCTGGCATGTAAGACTGTTGGGACTTTAAGCAAagatacattttattatattcattattttgggGCCCAAACtatttgaaatgtaaataatacatttggtTTTTTAGGAATTACACTCATTTTATTCCTAAAAAagtaaatgaatgaaagaaGAAACCATATGAAAAGTGACTCCAAACTTCAACAATTACACAATGCATTTGTTGCAATAATATTCTCAATTCACCCAATATAACCTCAAAGAAATTTGATAAATTAAGATATTTTCGCTACATGTGACAGCCGTATTCTCTTTATATGCAGcacattaaaatacatttggaaTTGAgcaaatgtgaaaagaaaaaagaaattaaagacCAACTttgttataataaatatttttaaaacccTGGAGCAAATTGCAGACAGGCGAATTTATGGAGCATAACATCTCCAAAAGGATTGTTGTTTTCTGGTTACAAATGATTCAATAAATAAGGCCTTCTTACAGCAATCGCTCCACATTAATAACCGTACAGTGACCTCGTTGCCAATCAAAAAAAGGCCAACATGGTTGCTGCTTGCAATAAAGTCCAGTTTCAAATTGAAGGCAATTTATTACCTTGCAGACATAAACCGAAGACGGCCACATTCTCGGACTTCCATCCATTTTCCTAAACCTTCAAACGTCTGTTGAAATCCTAACATTTGCTACCACTGGTTATCACGCATCTTGCTCCTGCCAACGGCAACCACCTCAGGAGCGCCGAGACCGAAAAGTTGCAGGTGGCGCGTTCCGATCTCAGGACGGCACGTGGCGGACCCGCCTCCATGTCCGTATTCAAATCCcatgtttttttcatctttattgGGAAATTGACACAGCGACTTAAAAGTAgcacagcgtcttaaataaagtgatggatgtttttcatcatggcAATTTCCTTCTTTGCTAAATGCAAGGCTTTAGAAATGAGAataaagggattctgtatttgctcatataGCCTGAAACTGGTCATTTGTACGTACTCTGACTCATTTCATTGAGCCGTCACTGCAAAATTGGTTCTTAAGTTAaatttttccagttaaatagCACGCacggttgacacacatgtccctcTCTATTGTTTCAGCGTCGCCGTGCCACTCCAATCATCACTCCTTCCACCGTTTGATCTCGGCGTCCTGTCTCCAGCGATGCCCCTAATCAGAGTGACCGTGTGGCCCGACGCCCCCAACTGGTTGGAGatgtaacaaaacaataagaaaatgTCTCTTACAGCAGCGGTCACAGTTAGACAAGTATAACAGTTCAAGAAATGGGTTTCTTCCCCGAGTGCAGCACGCTACAGATTCACCGCGTTGCCTACGTCGGTGCAGACAGCCAGCTGCCTTTCAAGCATCCGTTTCTCCACCAAGTCCTCCACCCTGCCGACCTCCACCTCATCCACATCGTCCATGAAGCTGGACCAATCCGTACCCACGTCTGTGCGCTCCATGGACTCGGCTTGGCCGGCGGCGGAGTCGTCGTTAGTGGTCGTCACGCAGTTGCAGCCGTCGCAGATGCCAAAGCGCCGGAGACCCGGCGTGACGCCGGATCCCGTGAAGGTTCGCCTGCAGCTCTTGCACGGCATCGGCCAGTTGTGCCTATGGACCTGTTGGTGGTCAACACAGTGAGAGAGGAACATAAAAACATGCTGTGTGTCGTTTTGCACAAGCAACTCCAATGTTTTCAATATTACATAGGAGGCAGAATATGTGCTTATCACTGAGCAGCAGTAAGAAAATTCAACtccagacagagacagacagctgCTCTTTACAGATAGTTGCTCACAATCATTGGCTTTAACTGGTCCTGTAAAAACCACTACATCTTTACTGTGTATTATTGACCATTTAATTCTGCAGCGACCGCGACGCAAATGAAAAGCAACGAAGGGAAAGATAATTGAATTCGTAGTGGGAATTTGCACCGCCGCAATCAGAAATGCGTTATTATaactaataaaaataaatgggaCAATCGTTTTCAAGAACTGAAGTCTGATTCTGTTCGACTGCAATGTGGCTGACCATAAAAATCTTCAAAGTCTGAGTCACTTGGGATCAGAGTGCAGTTCTTTTGTAAATACCAAATCACAGCAACAAACCGTGATGCAAACAGCCTTGACTTCAATTGGAAAATGGAATCAATAATCATTTCAAAAAGATCATGAGACATGTCAGCAGGTTTTTTGGTAAATAGGCCACGTGATGTAGAGAGCTCACAGTAGCTAACCAAAAAGGCAGGTAGTGGTTTGCACGATTCCTTTCTGCAGCCACTGTGGGATGACGACCTTATGATGAGTTCTTACATTGAGGGCGTGGCTGCGAAGGTGCTCCTGCCGCGTGAACCTCTTGCCACACATGGGACAGGGGAAGGGCCGCTCTCCTGTGTGGCAGCGGATGTGTCGCTTCATGATTCCCTTCTGCTTGGCGGTGTACGGACAGAATGGGCACTTGTGGAGTTTCACCTGCACTACCAAACCGtcgcctgcaggaggagagagaggccaaCAGTTCAGATTTACCTCGATGCTCGAGAACCCATTGAAGGTGAAATAGTTCCcgttctattttctttttttgaagccCAGAGAGGAACGTTAGTCGCTTTAGGCCACCGGTTGAAAATTACCTGTTTCCTCTCCAAGCCAATCGGACTGGATCTCCATGATAGATGATCCCACAAACCCTAAACCTTCATCCATCCTGCCTCCTGCCGCGCTGCTACCTGGTCCTTGGGTAAAATGTTGTCCCATTCTGTCCCCCAGCGGACTGGGGCCTTCACCTTTGGCCAGCATCTCCATCAGATGCCTGGCATTAAAAGAATGGCTGTATCCCGAGGGAGAGCGCTCactgggaggagagggagggagtagTCTGCTGCGATGAGGGTTGTGGAGCGAGGGCCCAGGATATGAGGCCAGGTCTTTGGTGTCGGGGGACTCCTCGAGCTCCTCGTCGGGGTCGTACTCTATCTTGGGGTTCACCAACTCGGGGGTCAAAGTCGACgatgcagaggaagagaggTTAGTCTGATCCATGTGTCCTTTTTGTTCTTCACTCCCAGATGCAAATTCCTCCCTGGAATGGTAGTCGCTGTCCACGTCTCTGCTTTTGCCCGGAGTCTCGTCGACAGGGATGGACGAGGGGGTTCGGGCCGAGGTCACAGACTCCGGACATAAACCCGACCCTCTATCGGCCTCTGCAGCCTGCGAATGAGGCTCCGCAGCCTCCGACCCACAGGCGACTGTCACAGCAGGGGTGCCACTGTCTGCAGGACCCGTCCCTGCATCCTTTCccattttcctctccttccccttgtTGCATATGTCCAATGAGGAGTGGATGTACCCCTTACAGAAGTTTACCAGATCGGTCATCTGCAGGTAGCTGCCTGCCGACATCACCTCAATGACATTGTTTCTGTTCAGGGCCAAGCGGCCAGAATAAAGGAAGTCCAGAATAATCGAGAAGGCATCGGCGGTAACGATGTCCAGCGATGCTGTGCTGCAGCGCTGTCCGTTATCCTGAAAACGGATAAAGCGCTTGTCAGTAGGTGCAGAGGATGCCGTCCCGTAAAGAGCTCTGCTGTTAACGGTCAGCGAGAATGATCGAGAACTAACTGTTACATCTACAAACTACACCAGACGCCCCCAAACCCAAGAGGAAGTCATATATGTCGAATTATTTTATAAAAAGGCTCCATGACATGTATAACACAATAGTAAAACTATCTCAGCCAAATTGTCAGATTTGTTTTCCATGTGCCGTCCTCACCTGCAGATAGTG from Gasterosteus aculeatus chromosome 10, fGasAcu3.hap1.1, whole genome shotgun sequence carries:
- the zbtb8b gene encoding zinc finger and BTB domain-containing protein 8B, with protein sequence MEVPCYLPKLLLELNEQRRRDFFCDCSILVEGRVFKAHRNVLFAGSGYFRALLVHYLQDNGQRCSTASLDIVTADAFSIILDFLYSGRLALNRNNVIEVMSAGSYLQMTDLVNFCKGYIHSSLDICNKGKERKMGKDAGTGPADSGTPAVTVACGSEAAEPHSQAAEADRGSGLCPESVTSARTPSSIPVDETPGKSRDVDSDYHSREEFASGSEEQKGHMDQTNLSSSASSTLTPELVNPKIEYDPDEELEESPDTKDLASYPGPSLHNPHRSRLLPPSPPSERSPSGYSHSFNARHLMEMLAKGEGPSPLGDRMGQHFTQGPGSSAAGGRMDEGLGFVGSSIMEIQSDWLGEETGDGLVVQVKLHKCPFCPYTAKQKGIMKRHIRCHTGERPFPCPMCGKRFTRQEHLRSHALNVHRHNWPMPCKSCRRTFTGSGVTPGLRRFGICDGCNCVTTTNDDSAAGQAESMERTDVGTDWSSFMDDVDEVEVGRVEDLVEKRMLERQLAVCTDVGNAVNL